The region CATGGCGGGTGGTCGCATGGTGGATTGAATGATTGAATCTGGCAATCCTGACGGCCTCAAAATCATGCCACTCATCCACCCTGAACCGTTACCGACGCCCGTCATCCCGGCGTTGCTAGCGCCCCTGCCGGCGGCGCTTACGGTGCCGTCCCGTTTTTCCCAGGATCTCCGGGATTTGGCGCAGCGCTTCGCCGACCGACCGGTGCGACTCTCCGAAATCCTCTCAGCCACGCAAGACCGGGGCTTCAACCTTTTGCTGCTGCTCATTGGGTTGCCGTTTCTTACGCCCATCCCGCTGCCGGGTCTTTCGACACCGTTCGGTTTAATGGTTTTGGCCATTGGCGCACGGCTGGCCTTGGGGCAACAGCCTTGGTTGCCGGAAAAACTCTTGCAGCGGGAATTGCCTGCCCGGTTTATCGCGCGGCTGCTGGCGACGGCCAGTCGGGTGGTGCGTTGGCTGGAATTCCTGCTCCGCCCGCGTTTGGATTTTTTGCATGGGCAGTGGATCTACCGGCGCATCGCCGGCACCCTTATCATGCTGTCGGGGTTATTCTTGCTGTTACCCCTTCCGATTCCACTGACCAACAGTTTCCCCGCGCTTACGGTGGTTCTGCTGGCCGCCGGGGCGATGGAGCGGGATGGGTTGTTCTTTTTGGCCGGCTGCGCCATGTTCACCGCGACCCTCGCCTATTTCGGGCTGCTCGCCTTTGGCGGTGTGCATCTCCTCGACAATCTATGGCGGACGATTTTCGGATTATGAAATCAAAACTCCCCGATTCTTCTCGCTCCGCGCCAGAAGCACAACCGTGATGGTGTCGATCCACTCGACGGGCAGGGCTGCATCAAGCTCGGTTTGGTTCAAGCTGGAAGCGGCTGTTCAGGTGTTCCCATGGCAGCGGGATTACTCGAAATAAAGTGAAGCGATTAAGCCGATTCCCTCAGCCGGATGATGAAAATCCTCTCCCCGAGGGAGAGGAAAGAGGTGAGGGGGTACGGAACCACAGGCCCTCTCACCGCGTATTATTCGTAACGCACCAACGCGCTTGATGCAGCCCTGCTCACCGGGCCGGCCAGCAGAGCCACGAGCGCATAGCACCCGGCTGCGGCCAGCGCGACGGCCAGGGTGCTGACGAATGCGGCCAGTAGGACGGCCGCGCCACCGCCAACGACGGCACCGAGGCCGTCAACGGCATAGAGCGCCGCGCGATCCTGCCCGTCCGCGCCGCCCGCCTGTTGCAGGAGCGCCGGAAAGCACGGCCCGACCACTAACCCCAGCGGTAGGACCAGCAGCGCGACCCACAAGTGCGCCAGCGCCGGGGGCGTCGCGATGGCTAGGGGTGCCGTCGGGCCCACGAGCCCCAACCCTAGTAGCGCGACCACCGCGCACAGCGCAGCTCCCCGCAGAACCGCGCCCGAACTCCACGGCAGCCGCAGGGCGAGCAACGCGCCGAGCGCCGACGCGGCGAGCAACCCACCCACGGTCCACGCGACCGCGAGCGGCGGGAATCCGAGCAGGAACTGCGCGTCGGCGAGCAGGGCTGCCTGGGCCAGCATCAGCCCGGCGCCAAGCAACATGGCCAGCAGCAGGCTGCGGCGCGCCAGCGGCTGGCTTCGGCGGTGTGGCCGGACGAACAGGCGCCAGATCGCCAGCAACGCGCCCAGCGCCAGCACGGCGTAGAGGGCAACCAAAATCGGATGGGGCTCGTAGAAAAACGGCCGTGCGTCCGTCGGCACGCCGAAAGCCCCCGGCCGCGGCTCCGCCGTCCGCAGCCGGGCGCCCACCGCCGCGGCGCTGGCGGCGAGGGCGGCGCGCTCGCCGGCTGTGAACGGGACGGCGCGCGCGAGCAGAAGCTGGGAGAACGGATTGCGCTCCTGATCCGGCAGCGCCAGGACCACCAGGTGCTCCGCCACGGATGCCGCGGCCACGCCGCGGGCCACCAACGCCGAGGTCAGCGTGGCGATCGTGCGATCGGCGATCTCCGGCGTGTTCTGCACCACCGCCAGCGTGCCGCCCGGAGACAGATGTTCGAAGTAGCCCAGCACCGCCTCGCGCGTCATCACCCAGTTCTGGACGCCCGCGAGCGAGTGCAGGACCGCCGGGTCGGTCTGCATCAGCGACAATTGCACCAGATCCCATTGCGCGGTGCTGGCGCGCAGGAAGCGGCGGGCCTCGTCGGCGTGCACGCGCACCTCCGGACGGTCGTAAACCCGGCCGCAGAACGCGCCCAGTTCGCGCACAAACGAAAGCATCGCGGCGTTGACCTCCACCGCGTCAATCTCGGACGCGCCCCCTTGCAGCGCCATCGCCACATCGTAGCCGCCGCCCGCGCCCAGCACCAGCACCCGCGCCCGATGCAGCGCCCCAAACGGCAGGCGCTTCAGGCGCGCCAGTGTGTTGGCCTCCGCATCAGGGAACTCCGGTGCGCGCCCATCCCAGCGCACGACGCGCGCCACGTACATGCGATCGGTGTAGAGGTAGCGCACCCACCGCTCGTCAGTCTGCACGAGGTCCGTGCGCGCGTAGCTATCCGTGCGCGTGCGCACCACCTGGCCGTGCCGCGCGAGGGTCTGCTCGACCAGGTGCGAGCGAGCGCCGGGCGTGGCCAGCGGGTCTAGGCACAGGAGCCCCCCTGGCGTAGCGAGCTGCGCGGGCAGCAGAACCACCAGCGGCGCGAGCAGCCAGAGCGGCCGGCGGTTCCGCGCCGCTGGCAGGAGCGCCAGCGCCGCCGGCACGAGCAACGCCAGCGCCAGGAATGCCGCAGCGACATCTCCAAACGTCGTGAGTAGCCATGGCCCGAGGAAAGCCCCGCTGGCCCCGCCAAGCGCCTCCAACGCGAACACCGTCGAGGGTGCCGGCGACAGGCGATAGGCCCCGGCGGCGAAGGCCCCGGCGAGGAAGAACGGCCCGGCGAACGCACCAGCCAGAAAGAGGAACGGCGCGTTCACGGCGCAGACCATGGCGACCACGCCCGAGAATGCGCCCAGCGCCGTGAGCCAGAGCAACAGTTGCCCGGACACCGGCCGCACCGCCGCCCACCGATGCAGGAAGGCGGCCCCCAGCCCCAACACCGCCAGACAGCCCGCGAGCAGCAGCGCGGTCAGGTGGGTGAAGAAGAACGCCGAGGTGATCCGCGTGAGCACCACCTCGAAGGCCAGCAAGGAGGCCGCGCTGCACAGCACGGCCAAGCCAAGGGCACGCTGAGTCACTGGTGGCACTTCTGGGAATTTCATGGAGTGCGGACCGTCCAAATTAAAAGTTAGCCCCATTTGTTTTTGGTGTGATCGATGCAGTCGCTTTCATAAAGCCCCCATCTTGGGTGGCGCCTCTGGCGCTCGCGGCCACTGCTCCGGGCCGGGCGCCCAATGGCCAGGACCAAGGAAGTCGCCCATGAGGTCGCCTAGACTTAAGTCAAACACCCGCCAGCAAGCCTCTTCACCCGCATCGCTAAAATGCGCAACGTTGACGAACACAGCCATTTGCATTTCTGAAGGATGGAGATCCTCCTGAATCTTGCGCAGCAACACTTGGGCCAGGTGGTAGCTTAATTCCTGGGCTTTGGGCTCGTCGTAAGTCGTCCCTGACCAGAATTGCTGGATGTTTTTTTCGTTCCAGCAAGCCCGGTGGCGGTCGAGCAACTCGGCGTTGAGTTTGAAGGGGCGGTTCTCCATCGCCATGGCCAGCGCCTCATTGAGCCAGACCGGCAAACAGAGGTGAGATACCATCGAGTGGGCCAATTCATGGCGTAGGATCGCCTGATACGGTGTCCGGGGCCTTTCGACAAAGGCCAGGTGGTCATAACCGCCGCTGGCGATGAAAATCCCGCCCGAGAGGGCATGCTCCCCGTCTTTGTAAAAGTGGCTGATGTACTGGTAATAGTCCTGCTCGCCGGCAAACATGAAGATCACGCACTTGCCGTAGCCCCAACTCTTTGCAATGCCTTTGAGGCGATTCAGGATGTCTTTCCGGGCCGACTCGCAGAAGTGGCACATCGCTTCAACTTTTTCCTCCGACTCCGGACTCAGTAAAATGGAATTGTCAGTTTGGTGCAAATAGAACTCGCCTTTGGCTTTTTCAACCACCAACTCCACCCAATGCAGCGCCGCTTCCGTGAACCACTCATCCCATTCCTCCCGTGGAAACCGGCTCTCGACCTGTTCGGCAATCGCTTTCCAATCTGGATGACAGAACCCATCCGTCTCTGGGAAAAGCCGGGCAATGCTGTCGAGAAACTCGCTCACCTGATAGGAATTTGCTTTATGGCACCCTGGATGCATACGCTTGTCGCGTTGCGATAAGAGAGCATTACTTCTGGCTCGCCATCATATATTATGCAGCGTGTGCGCATGAGTGGGAGTTTTACGCCAATGTAGATACGGGGCAAGCGTGAATTTTGAGCGGGGAGAAAGGCAACTGGTGGGTGCCGAGGGGACAGATGGGACGCATGTGGAAAAGAGGAAGATTCGCGCGGGTTCGCGTGAGCAGCGGGCAGTTGTTATAGTCTGAACGGCCCCTTTTCCCTTTCGTTTTTTCAAGCGAAAAATTCCGTTGTCTCAATCTTGACTGAAACATCTTAGTGAAGTATACTCCTACGATGAGCACTGAACAAAGGCGTGGCTTAGGCGGTTGCATCGCGTCTGGTAAGGAAAAGGTATTTTCGCGTGTCAACGTCCATACAATGGTGTTTCCAATGAACCGTGAGAACCGATTAAGGCCGGTTTTCTGGATGGTATTAGTGCTCTTGAGCTCTCTTGGTCAGGGCAAGGCCGCTACCGCAAGTTGGGTTAAACCATCGCATCACTATCTGGCCTATGGCACTAATACTACCATCAAACTTGTGGCTTGGGTGGGAGCAACATATGGAGCAACGGTCACGGATGTTTCCTTTTACAAGGCATCCCAATTATTAGGCAGTGGACGTCCAATCACACAGGATGATCCAGAATCCATTTTTATCTATAACTATGCGACCACGAATTTATCGAATATGTACATTTATTCGGTGAGCAACCTGCCGCTCGGGCGGGTAAATTTTACTTGCCAAGTAACCGATTCTTATGGAGCACAAGTGATGAGTCCTAACCGCACTATTGACATCACCAGCAACGCACCACCTTACGTCGTAAGCGCCTTTGGGGTGGTCACCCGCGCTTCCGAAGACGGTGATTCCGGGATGGTGATTTTATGGCGGGACCGGGTGACGGACGAACCCCTGGTGGTTTATCCATATCAATGGATCGGTGGAAACGCTGCAGTCAGTGGTGTGAATTTTGTCCCGTTACCGGAAAGCGTGATTATTCCAGCCGGGAGTGATCGAGTCCAAATGCCAATTATTCCATTGGATGACAATGCCTGGGAGCCGATAAAATATGTAGCAGTCAATATCGCTATCCCCTCCAATTGCCCTGGTGTTTCCGCCTGTTATGGAGTGGATAGCCAATCCTCTTCGAGCATTCGTATTTACAATAATGATCCCACCGTGCCACCGCAAAGCACGGTGGATTTACCCACAAACAATGCCTGGTTTAATACCAACCAGATAATCGCAATCAGAGGGCGTGCATGGGATGAGGATGATCGGGTTAGCGCTTATCGGCTCATGGTCAATGGCACCCTGGGCTCAACCATCAACAATACGAACCTGCTTGTCAGCACGGCGAACAACATCGTGACCAATGAATTTCAGATTACGTGGAGCAACGCTGTTTCGGGCCAATACATGATCCAAGTGCGGGTGGAGGACACGCGTTCTGGTTATGGTACGTCTGCACCCGTATATGTGAACATCGGCTCTTATACCAATCCGCCAGCCATC is a window of Verrucomicrobiota bacterium DNA encoding:
- a CDS encoding exopolysaccharide biosynthesis protein, with protein sequence MPLIHPEPLPTPVIPALLAPLPAALTVPSRFSQDLRDLAQRFADRPVRLSEILSATQDRGFNLLLLLIGLPFLTPIPLPGLSTPFGLMVLAIGARLALGQQPWLPEKLLQRELPARFIARLLATASRVVRWLEFLLRPRLDFLHGQWIYRRIAGTLIMLSGLFLLLPLPIPLTNSFPALTVVLLAAGAMERDGLFFLAGCAMFTATLAYFGLLAFGGVHLLDNLWRTIFGL
- a CDS encoding Calx-beta domain-containing protein, whose amino-acid sequence is MSTEQRRGLGGCIASGKEKVFSRVNVHTMVFPMNRENRLRPVFWMVLVLLSSLGQGKAATASWVKPSHHYLAYGTNTTIKLVAWVGATYGATVTDVSFYKASQLLGSGRPITQDDPESIFIYNYATTNLSNMYIYSVSNLPLGRVNFTCQVTDSYGAQVMSPNRTIDITSNAPPYVVSAFGVVTRASEDGDSGMVILWRDRVTDEPLVVYPYQWIGGNAAVSGVNFVPLPESVIIPAGSDRVQMPIIPLDDNAWEPIKYVAVNIAIPSNCPGVSACYGVDSQSSSSIRIYNNDPTVPPQSTVDLPTNNAWFNTNQIIAIRGRAWDEDDRVSAYRLMVNGTLGSTINNTNLLVSTANNIVTNEFQITWSNAVSGQYMIQVRVEDTRSGYGTSAPVYVNIGSYTNPPAIQNTNLPLVCIRAVDAFACKGTNRAIVTCGFVGTNWQYYIVNGTNTAAFMISRSEGDLAAELPVVLNISGTASNGVDYEWLTNQIVIPAEQNSVRITVRPMNDGVSAPTETVILQLQTNSSTSYRLGNPSLAVATIADNDQICRSSRLPEGYFNLQLSQTNFTDVRIEASDDLIKWTILGTNGPDVGVHHVDIDTLKKARRFYRVIRIN